Proteins encoded within one genomic window of Esox lucius isolate fEsoLuc1 chromosome 12, fEsoLuc1.pri, whole genome shotgun sequence:
- the tnnc1b gene encoding troponin C type 1b (slow): MDDVYKAAVENLTEEQKSEFKAAFDIACQDAEDGCISTKELGKVMRMLGQNPTPEELQEMIDEVDEDGSGTVDFDEFLVMMVRCMKEESKGKSEEELAELFRMFDKNGDGYIDLEELKSMLESTGESITEDDIEELMKDGDKNNDGKIDYDEFLEFMKGVE, from the exons ATGGATGATGTATACAAAGCAGCG GTTGAGAACTTAACAGAGGAGCAGAAAAGTG AGTTTAAGGCAGCCTTTGACATTGCATGTCAGGATGCGGAGGATGGCTGCATCAGCACCAAAGAGTTGGGGAAGGTGATGAGGATGCTGGGGCAAAACCCAACCCCCGAAGAGCTCCAGGAGATGATAGACGAGGTGGATGAGGATG GAAGTGGAACAGTAGACTTTGATGAGTTCCTAGTGATGATGGTACGTTGCATGAAGGAGGAAAGCAAAGGAAAATCGGAGGAAGAGTTGGCCGAACTCTTTCGCATGTTCGACAA aaatggTGATGGCTACATTGATTTGGAAGAGCTGAAGTCCATGCTGGAGTCGACTGGAGAGTCCATTACTGAGGATGACATTGAAGAGCTTATGAAGGATGGAGATAAAAACAATGATGGAAAAATTGATTATGATG AGTTCCTTGAATTCATGAAGGGGGTTGAGTAA
- the si:dkey-6n6.1 gene encoding extracellular matrix protein 2: MREEKPRRSSLHVSTDSPEPDDTDYSFLPGRSGQCRVKGISLFDGTMWSPQPCSVCQCDKGTVSCHSVPCAGSTNQQTVAPKAKNPSTNPQQKKEIIKRKKSLQRRAEIQKEERPVTKDSTVAVLKPTVTQEKKKEVELKKQDKAMKTVIRKAEVLVAKKREPKISKHSFSYHPYDDDDDDDDDYNDNDKDQSKNDEDDEDDGDYITRATQKKNMRAITKKPVVRVQKRPVVPFPRRQSIMESLPAGCLLSESLIACGSTGMAHIPLLSDPGVKNLYLTDNRISKIPPWALAGLPNLESLDLSKNKLEDSSITPDLFQNLTKLRSLNLDGNNLTKVPLFLPPSLEELKMNDNKILSLTPSSFKGLSKLLSLELEDNHLHDGNVSPLTFRPLKKLIYLRLVDNKFRAIPSGLPTTLQTLHLSDNRIEEVHERVLNKTINLRFLDLSHNKIREDRIAPRAWIYLLKLESLDLSYNKLVHVPSFLPVGLQHLHLHHNQIERIPGYVFGHLKPGLDLLHLSHNRLGNDGIDDVSFLGLYNSLTELLLDHNLLRSIPRGLLKLKSLQLLRLNHNVIRHVPLNSVCDTRLSNDSPLVSVHLEYNLIDRRLIPPTALSCIQAYHSIILRPQRHEEDYPHEDY; encoded by the exons ATGAGAGAAGAGAAGCCCAGGAGGTCTAGTCTGCATGTATCAACGGATTCACCTGAACCGGATGATACTGATTATTCTTTCCTCCCTG GCAGAAGTGGGCAGTGCCGGGTGAAAGGGATATCCCTGTTTGACGGGACCATGTGGTCGCCTCAGCCATGCTCTGTTTGCCAGTGTGACAAGGGGACTGTCAGCTGTCACTCCGTGCCCTGTGCCG GTTCAACCAACCAGCAGACTGTGGCACCCAAAGCCAAGAATCCATCCACTAATCCACAGCAGAAAAAGGAAATAATAAAACGGAAGAAGAGTCTCCAAAGAAGAGCAGAAATACAGAAGGAGGAGCGACCTGTTACCAAAGATAGTACA GTTGCTGTTCTGAAACCTACGGTCACTcaggagaagaagaaagaagtAGAACTGAAGAAACAGGATAAGGCAATGAAGACAGTTATTAGAAAGGCCGAGGTCCTTGTGGCCAAGAAGCGGGAACCTAAGATATCCAAACACAGCTTCTCATACCATCcctatgatgatgatgatgatgatgatgatgattacaaTGACAATGATAAAGACCAGAGTaagaatgatgaggatgatgaggatgatgggGATTACATCACCAGGgcaacccaaaaaaaaaacatgagggCCATCACGAAGAAACCAGTGGTGAGGGTGCAGAAACGTCCTGTGGTCCCGTTCCCCAGGAGACAGAGCATCATGGAGTCTCTCCCAGCTGGCTGCCTGCTCTCTGAGTCTCTGATTGCCTGTGGCAGCACTGGCATGGCCCATATCCCTTTACTCTCAGACCCAGGCGTCAAGAACCTTTATTTGACTG ACAATAGGATCAGTAAGATTCCCCCCTGGGCGCTGGCTGGCCTGCCCAACCTTGAGTCGCTGGACCTGAGTAAGAACAAGTTGGAAGACTCATCTATCACCCCTGACCTTTTCCAG AACCTGACTAAGTTGAGGAGCCTGAATTTAGATGGCAACAATCTGACAAAAGTCCCCTTGTTTCTACCTCCTTCCCTGGAAGAACTGAAAATGAATGACAATAAGATCCTCAGTCTTACACCGAGCAGCTTTAAAG GTCTTTCCAAACTGCTGTCACTGGAACTTGAGGACAACCACTTACATGATGGGAATGTTTCACCTTTGACCTTTCGGCCACTCAAGAAGCTTATCTATTTGAGACTAGTGGACAACAAGTTCCGTGCCATACCCTCTGGGCTTCCTACGACCCTGCAG acacttcacctgtcagatAACAGAATAGAAGAGGTGCATGAGAGGGTCCTTAACAAGACCATCAACCTCAGGTTTCTGGACCTCAGTCATAACAAGATCCGAGAGGACCGCATAGCCCCAAGGGCTTGGATATACCTATT AAAGTTGGAGTCATTGGACCTATCGTACAACAAGCTGGTGCATGtcccctccttcctccctgTGGGTCTACAGCATCTCCACCTGCACCACAACCAGATTGAGCGGATCCCTGGCTATGTGTTCGGCCACCTGAAACCAGGACTGGACCTTCTTCACCTGTCCCACAACAGGCTGGGCAACGACGGAATTGATGACGTGTCATTTCTGGGCCTGTATAATTCTCTGACCGAACTCCTTCTGGACCATAACTTGCTTCGCTCCATCCCCAGGGGTCTACTGAAGCTCAAGAGCCTGCAGCTTCTCCGCCTCAATCACAATGTTATCAG ACACGTTCCTCTGAACTCTGTCTGTGACACGCGTTTGAGCAATGACTCGCCGCTTGTCTCCGTTCACCTGGAGTATAACCTGATTGACCGACGCCTAATCCCACCCACTGCCCTCTCCTGCATCCAGGCCTACCACAGCATCATACTACGGCCCCAGAGGCACGAGGAAGATTACCCCCATGAGGATTACTAG
- the bgna gene encoding biglycan a, with protein sequence MFSFSVALLLLCATPLPTTAVALPFAQKGFMDLGKRIDVEGLMMMMMNDEEDGSADGEHYKPDYFKPEQPTCPFGCQCNQKVVQCSDLGLFYVPHDIPRETRLLDLQSNQITEIREDDFKGLSNLYTLVLVNNKISRVHPRALMPLKMMHKLYFSHNQLTAVPRNLPSSLVELRIHDNHIKRVAAGAFSGLRNMNCIEMGRNPIQNSGLEPGAFDGLKLSFLRISEAKLTGIPKDLPEGLHELHLDGNQIQAIEQGDLNQYDGLYRLGLGYNQIRHIEHGSLYYLQNLRELHLENNRINNVPGGLAGMKYLQVVYLHSNNISHVDVNDFCPEGFGVKKTYYNGISLFDNPINYWEVEPATFRCVSNGMAIQFGNHKK encoded by the exons ATGTTTTCCTTCTCTGTTGCCCTTCTCCTGCTGTGTGCCACACCTCTACCCACCACGGCTGTGGCACTGCCCTTTGCGCAGAAGGGCTTCATGGACTTAGGAAAGCGCATCGATGTGGAGgggctgatgatgatgatgatgaacgACGAAGAGGATGGCTCAGCGGATGGGGAACACTATAAACCAGATTACTTTAAACCAGAACAGCCTACCTGCCCATTCGGCTGTCAGTGTAACCAGAAGGTTGTGCAGTGCTCTGACTTGG GTTTATTTTATGTGCCACATGACATCCCCCGGGAGACGAGGCTCCTGGACCTTCAAAGCAATCAGATCACAGAGATAAGAGAGGATGACTTCAAGGGACTCAGCAACCTCTAT ACACTGGTGTTGGTGAATAACAAGATATCCAGGGTGCACCCACGGGCCCTTATGCCTCTCAAAATGATGCACAAGCTCTACTTCTCGCACAACCAACTAACAGCTGTGCCAAGAAACCTGCCCTCCTCCCTGGTGGAGCTGCGAATCCACGACAACCACATCAAGAGGGTGGCAGCTGGGGCATTCTCTGGTCTGAGAAACATGAACTGCATTG AGATGGGGAGGAATCCTATTCAGAACAGTGGTTTGGAACCAGGAGCCTTTGATGGTCTCAAACTCTCTTTTCTTCGCATCTCTGAGGCAAAACTCACAGGCATCCCTAAAG atCTGCCTGAGGGTCTACATGAGTTGCATTTGGATGGTAATCAAATTCAAGCCATTGAACAAGGAGATCTAAACCAATATGATGGTTTGTACAG gttgGGTCTAGGCTATAATCAAATTCGCCACATTGAGCACGGCAGCTTGTACTACCTGCAAAACCTGAGAGAGCTGCATCTAGAGAACAACCGGATCAACAATGTGCCTGGAGGCCTTGCTGGAATGAAATATCTGCAG GTAGTCTACCTTCACTCCAACAACATCAGCCATGTTGACGTCAATGACTTCTGCCCTGAAGGCTTTGGTGTGAAGAAGACTTACTACAATGGAATCAGTCTCTTCGATAACCCAATCAACTACTGGGAGGTGGAGCCAGCAACCTTCCGCTGTGTCAGCAATGGGATGGCCATACAGTTTGGCAACCACAAGAAGTAG